In Oryzias melastigma strain HK-1 linkage group LG6, ASM292280v2, whole genome shotgun sequence, the DNA window AAGTCATTCTAGCTTCAGGCTAGTtgtgatccacagctgtcttcatttcagtaaactgtctatttaagtgtctgattGTTATCTGTTCTGctttgccactttttttttcttcatgttttggttaatttattaaatgcattttaggTCTTTCatcaccagttcctgacagtcagtgatttttttttcctttttgtgtcaTGCTTTGAGACAAGTGAGGTGTGAACTGGTGTTTTATGGATGCATGAGTACTTTTGAGTGCTTAGACTGACCCGTCGGCTCACTGTGGGGTTGCTGCGCTCCTTCACCTGAAGATCTGTTGGTAAATTGGTCCATATGATGTACACGGTGTCAAAGCGCTGCCTCAGCTTTGGACAGCTCCTGAAGATGAAGTCGATGATGAAGAACTTGATACCTGCATACACACCTGAGTAGGAATACATACTGATCAGGTCCACAGCacagtttttaaactgaaaatgtaaatactGCAGAAATAGGCTTTTTGGGTGTCATAACACATTTGAGGTGATGTTTTTAGAGTTCACCTAACTGagttttggttgaaaaaaaaagcatggcccatcaaccaatcagggactcagctttggccaGTCCGTGTTGATGAGGCGATTAGAGAGTGGAGTTCAGAACCATCGTGGAGGAGAATCGGATCGTTCTCCTCCTGAGGATAGGAGACAATTATAAAAATgtcctctaattttattcttgtttttatttcttcccaTCTAAGACTAACGCAgaacagcaagtcatcaaacggggtcacagagagacagaagtaccgctgaaagctaCAGTTgttcagacgcagctcctgcagtagatggtgaagttCACCATACTGGGGGAATCTCtaaatgatctcatgaacccagacatggagacaggATAACTGATGCTCAAACTAAAAAAGACCTGATCGCTCAACATCATCTTTGTCTTCCAcgcattgtaaatgagatatgcagtcaatgcttccatatTGGCTAGAAACCTTTGGTAGTAGCTTCTCTGGAGCATTAGGTTTTGGACAAGCCTCAAGCAAATAATTTGATGTGcttttagatcaggggtgtcaaacattgAGCAGACGggttaaagagaaaaaatataaggatgttgggggAAAAAGGCACGTTTCTAGCGCATTCCTTTggtgagttatggttatttaaagaaatggctgcaataTTCAATTCCGCCTCTAGGGGAGGCAAAGGAAAGGAAATACCAGCAGAACAAGagtttaagaaataaacaggaTTTCTTTGCAAGAACGTGCCACATCTGAGTAAGATGCAGTTAGGTCCCCTGCCAGCCTGACTGCTGTTAAGCTGCTTTAGAAATGATCAATTGTGGCACAAAAATTACTAAATTGTCATTGGGAAAAAGATAATAAGATTAACAgctctaataataatattaaatgatTAGGCTACTGGGTTGTTTGGGGCAATTTTTCCAAatgagaataaaacaaaacaaaagcaaagcttCAGATAACTTAACTGTAGCTTATGAGGGGCCATAcatgacattatttattctgaaccattcacattaatatatactctctttcgcattCATATAttctcacacacatacatatactTTTCCTCTCACGCACATATATACTTGTCtttcacatatatatattctttttttaaatatgatgcaaaagagagtatatatgtatgcgaaagagaatatttgtgaatgtgaatggttcagaataaataatgtcttgtacggCCCCTCATAGCAGCTTATTTTGCTAATATGTTACTCGTCCAGCCcccttgagatcagacgggttgaaccatccatccatccatcttcctgaccgcttcttccctttcggggtcgcggggtgccggagcctatcccggccactgatgggcgaaggcagggtacaccctggacaggtcaccagtccgtcgcagggcctcaatcagacacccattcactctcacattcacacctagggacaatttagagtcaccaattaacctatgaagcatgtttttggacggtgggaggaagccggagtccctggtgaaaacccacacatgcacggggagaacatgcaaactccacacagaaaggtcccagccgggagtcgaaccggggccttctcgctgtgaggcaagagcgctaaccactgcgccaccatgcagcccacgGGTTGaaccctgaaccaaaatgattTTGGCACCCCCTGTTTTAGATAGAGGAGGTCGTCACTAATTTGACGTGGAAATCACATTTGGGGTGAATGTAGAACAAGGTTTTGTTCCTCAATGGCTCCCAAGCAGATTTAGAACTGGTGGATTATAATTACACATAGAGCAACGGCTGCAGATTTGACCTGGTCTTTAAATAAAGTCCTTAAAGTAAAGAAGTACCCATGATGAATCCCAGCAGCGGATATGGCAGCAGGCACGAGGAGACGAAAGCCACCCACAGACCAACGTAGAGCTTCCGAGTCAACTCTGGCTGGACCCACATGAACAGACTACACAAAGACAATTGCAGTGTAACCGTCTGTCAGTTATATCTCAGTCTAACAtggaaaacacagtttttacaaacaaaCTCACTTTTTCAATTTCTCCAGGATGTTGGCCATCTTTCCAAACAAATTCTGtgggaataaaaatgttgataagtAAGCTCAAAAGGTGTTTTTGGCACTGGGACGCCCTCTTGATCTGACCTGAGCTTTCTGAGCAACATCCAGAACCAGCTGGAACTTCTCAGACATAGTCCGATCTTCCTTTGGAGGCTCCTGGAAAACATAGTAGTGCTTTTTGTAGACTCACGGAGCAGTTCAGTCACAAACTTGATTCTGAAGTGAatggaattttttattttagtagtttGGGAAAGAGGGTGCTGTCAAATTACTAGCAGACTTCTACATTCCCTCAGGACAGTTTCATTTGTGTGATTTTCTTCAACTTgtggagcaaaaagaaaaagaaaactcaccTCTGGCTCAGAGACTCCAGGTACGATGTTCCACTGGATCCTCCAGCCTCTGAACACATTATACAGACAAAATCAAAGTCtgaagtagggctgggcgataaaacaatATATGTCGCAATATAATTATTTCTTGATAGAGGAATGAGTCTATTgtgatagacttttattttgaagggtacGAAATTGACCCTCTTCtctttggtaaaaaaacaaacaaaaacacatttgaggaAATTTGGGGACTCTTTATTAAATACCTTAAAAATCTAGACTCAACGATGATtcaacaggtttttgatttcaACTGCTTGGAATTTTTCAACTCCATTTTAAGAGCTTTTTGTTAAAGATTGCTGTGACAGTATCAGGTATCAGATAACAGAAGCAATGTtcatcttactttttttttttttttgtaattttgatttttttctgtctgtcttcTGTCTATACAGCGTCTTATTTATACAAGGAAACTGTAACTAGTATTATTGAAGTTGCTGTGTTGTAATGACtcattctttattaaaaaagtcgtggataaacaaaaaaagtgactgACCTGGAAATAAGATAATTCAGAGTGAGGCGCAGGATAGCCAGAAACAGGAGCATTGGGATGGTCCAGCCACGCCACACTGCATGCATGTAGACCTGTGGGCATGACTTCTGCTTTTAACCCGAAAACGGTgtcgctataaaaagttacgcCATCGCTTCAGGTAATTTGATACaaaatatacccaataaaaatatttgtcataaaaaatagattaaaaaaataacattatatgATAAATTacagtagttttattttcaactgtggattatgtagaaaaatggaaaataaaagaacaggaaaatcctaaaaacatgcttgaaaattactgaaaaattatgaatttgaaaaagaaaattcctaaaaaaaagaatcaatgatactggagacttggtgTTTGGTCCATCCATTCCTGGGACGTGTGAGACTTTACCAAGGGACCCaagacactcagaaaaatacaacatattgaaaatctgGTAAATACTTTAGCTCAGGGGAAAGTGATAGTGCTCTAGGGCAGTTGTCCCCAACCTTTTGCGCCCGAATGCGCTCCGACGCAGcctcacacctccaatgaatggaagacacatagatcagatttatttcttgtgaggagttctacaaattcaacaaaacatgaaatccttcaaagattttataggTACCGGGGCTTCTATCTGTCTGGGTTTCTGACTGAGTTTGAAGCAGCCCCGTATTAACCTAAGCAGGGGGTGAGGGAGGTAAAAAAAAGGCTGGCTGAAGCCAGAGAACAGCCGCACTGCGACAGAACAAAACGCTCGTATTATATTAGTAGTAttctgatcgggtcactgaaaacgtcacgtgcccaaagccgAGTTCCTGATTTGCAGATGCTACgcagcaacctgtcaaacttcaggtatatACATTTTGGCTGCGCCGTCAGATTCGCACCTCGCCGCTCAAATTGAGCGGCTTGCAGACCTTTGCGCTGCAGCAGTCGCTAAAATCCCGCCGCGGGGCCTCAATTTGCCTCAGAGCGCACCATTGATTGACACTGAAGCTGGCTTCTTCTGCCACgtgaatcgcgtttggtgtgaaagcaGCTTTACACACCCccagactgcttttagcgctcaagctaATCGAGGGAATCCGGTCGATTTTCAAACTAAAGGATTTCCGTctctaaattaaagaaaataaataaatagattgaGTATAATCTAGTAGTTCATCCGCAGTCCGGTGGCAAGAGATCCACGGACCTGCACCTGTCCttggcccggtggttggggaccactgctctaggGTTAAGAAGACTTGGTTTGATTATGATTTGATTATGCAACAACTTACAACGAAGGCAATGGCTGAAGTGTAGATGGACTGCCAGCAGGATAAGGCTGAGAGGTTTCTTTTGAAGTTGGTCAGGGGTCTGAATCCTCTTTCTGGAAAAGCCGCAGAAATAGATCCTCTGAAATCGCACAACTATTACTGACCGTCAGAATCCTTCTGTTGTAAATATGTaaagatgaaaactgtttttatcatgctcttgtggattttttctgataatgaaggacatatataaagaaaattaggagaAAATATATAATGGTAAAAGGGCAGAGTTGCATGATCAGTCTCAGAGatgatgaacttctgctgctctgcagaaactatgtcctagaaaacattattttgactgaaaaaagctcaatcataactaaaagaacgatttcacaatagatcaaaagatgattggagtggttCTGTGATTGACACTGTTGAAAATGCCCGTTGAAAAATTCTTTGACGGAATATTAATTTGGTTCCAGTCTAATTGCTATCAAAAGACTGGAAACAATAAGATGttacttttttgttcaaataattcTGATTTGTATTTcaatatctaaaaataaaaaaaggaaataataattacatttttggtttacCTGATCCCAAAGGTTTTAGAAAATACTCAgtacttaaccctttaacaccagagctctagtgctaatgttctttgatttattgtaacttttaacaCGATCAAGGTGATTCTAGTATATTGTGAAGGGGAAAAGCGGCCCGCTTTTCCCCTTCACAATATACTAGAATCACCTTGATCgtgttaaaagttgaaaagttacagtatgttaaagttCTCATGTGCAATACGACCCAAACGAGATGTAATAAACATATACTCACTTAGCCGTCTCATGTTTTCAGTCAGTCTGCAAATTAGACACCAGAGAAGTTCGTTTAAACCAAAGTTTTACAGTTGAAGCAAGATCAATACAAACCTAATGCCTTTGAGTTgggtttaaaatttaaaacaaaataattattgacGATAATTTAAAgccggggtgtcaaactcaatcgcacaaggggccaaaatagctgatagctgaaaatactgaagctgataaccagctaaaattagctaaatgccaaattagcctgaaaaactaataaaaaaacaaaaaaaaacagctaacatgtagctaaaaaatagttaaacttcaaaatagcctaaaaaaacgaaaaaaaaaaaaaaaaaaactaaattagccaaaacggctagcatgaacatattagccaaactctaaaacagcctaaacattttttaaaaaaaagcctagattagccaaaacagctagcaagtagctgaaatatttgctaaactccaaaatagcctaaagaaatcttagtaaatgccaaattagtccaaaaagctagaagaatgacaatttttaaaaccataagttttcaacattattatgaataataaaaaggcaggaatatttatttataagtgtTTATaacactttcaatattttactctcccctgctacaagttagaaatgagcgcaagataacatcaggctattatgaacaataaaataaaatcatctggatGGCCGGATtcgcccctgggccttgactttgacacgtgatttaaGTATTCTAAGTTAGTATCAAATTAAACCTCAAACCCTTAAAGAGCAGCAGATGTGGGGTTTTGGAAAACCTCTGCAGCCCAAAGTCTGGGGCTCATTTTGAAGGTTTGTTGCCGTGTCGAGATGTAGATTGATTCTTAATATCAGTACAAACaggctaaactgaactaaactttTTGTCTCTAAAAGGCACTCTATTACTAAAAGTATTAGCTCATctgccttgactcacatatTAACTGAAGAACCATCCCATTCttaacccatagagttcaatatgatgtgggTCCTCCTTGTGAATCTATTCCAGCTTCGACTCCTCTGGAaaccacaaggttgaggagagtatttataagaattctggaccattcttccagaagcttattggtcaggtcacacactgatgttggtggagaaggtctggctctcagtctctggtctaattcatcccaaaggtgttctatggggttcaggtcaggactctcaAGTGTCCTCCGTGTCTTTATGGattttgctttgtgctctggtgcacagtCATGTTTGAAGAGGAAAGACCTCTCCTAACTGTTcctacaaggttgggagcattgtattgtccaaaatgttttggtatccttTAGTATTcagagttcctttcactggGATTTCACTGGTATGGGCTTGAAatacaagcccacaccatcattcctcctccaacAAATTTCACACTCGGCATGAATCCGTCAGAGATGTCCAgctctcctgcaacctccaaacccagacggtccatcagatttccataTGGAAAAGAAtgattcctccctccagagaaggcgtctccactgctctagagtccagtggcggcgtgctttacaccactgcatccacaCTTGCATTGAACTCGATGTGTGGCTGCTCTGCCATtaaaacccattccatgaagctctctgcgaACTGTACTTAGGCTAATCTGAAGGGcacatgaaggttggagctctgcagcaattCCTCTTTGCACTATGCACTACAGCATCCACTGAccctctccatcagtttaccACTTGGTGTCTGAGTCGCTGTTGTTCccaaattcttccattttgttctgatagagctgacagttgactgtggaatatttaggacatttcacAACCGGGTTTGTTGCACAAgtggcatcctatgacagtttaACACTGGAATTaactgagatcctgagagcgGAATATTCTTTcactaatgtttttaaaaacagtctgcatacctaaatgcttaattttatacacctgtggccaagtgattaggactcctgattctgatcatctGGCGGGTGAGCCGATACTTTTGGTAAATTAGTGTGAAGGCAAAATCCaagtttgaaaaacattaacaatCCACCAAAGGAACAGATCGTGGTAGATGTTTTGATGATAAAGTAGATTATTGCTGATCAACTTGGGGCTTGTCCCCACCAAAAgaagagttttttccttttatttaaggATCACTAGTTGTAGTGCATCTGATTCAAaagaatttatcattttaatttccaAGCTTTATGATATCAAATTACACATGTAACTGACTATTCCCTAACTTCTAAAGAGGCTGTCTGTCCTCCACCGTACCTCCTGGCACTCAGTGGCTCCTCTGGCTCCACTGTCGTCTCCTCTGGCTGGAGACGAAAGTCTTCGATGGTTATGCCGAAACGATCGTAGAGAAATTTCAGGATGCTGGTTGATAGGTTTACTATCTGCTTATCTGTGGTGCAGAAGAACACAAACTGTTGGGAAAGTCCAGAACTTTTCTTTATAGATGAGGTAAGCTGGTGAATCCCACCTGCACTgctgtctgcaaatggatgccgGGAGGGGGATTTAGGTGACTGGGATGGAGAGCTCCCCTCTCTGTGGTCAGACAGAAATGTGGGGAAAACAACGGTGAAggttaaccccttaatgcctgttgtctcaaatatgcaacaaaccaaattagctataaaatgacctaaatgtagaatttaaagcagaaacataagtgaatatatttttgtcatagctgggaataaattcaggcattaaggggttaaagctCCCCCACAGCTTCACATTTTCTCCATGTGGGTGTATGACGTCACCTGAGAGCTTCAGCGGTCTTCTGCTCCAGCTCCATGCGTCGGCTGCGCTCTTTCTCTAGCTCCTGCCTCAGTGCATCTACATTACTTTCTTCTTTTAGTTTCCTCAGCTCCTCTTCTAAAATCAGAGATGGGCCACAAAGTAGAGGTACTTGGTAAACGTTTTTCACAAGTCATGCTTAGCGTAATGTCTTGACAGCTAATAGAATATAGAAATGTACAAATCAAGTCTGAAAATTAAGTCAAAGACAAACACTTGAGAGCTCATTCAACTGTTGAGCTTTAGTAACTACTACCCTCACGTcaggatacaggctgtctgcagatgaaaaatggGTAAATCTGTGAGGAGGACTACACAGGTGACCCACAGGAAATTTTAAGATTGCAGACAACCTGATGAACACTTAAGACGAAAAtatccattcacatttttatgcaCACAGGTTGCACTGAACAGAGCAAATTATAAGGTTAAGTAAGCAGGAAGTAGGTGAGGCGCAGGCGTCATAcgcattattatttttttttattccctccCTGAACCCTGCACAGggagcctgtttgtgctgctcAGTAGAGGTGTGGGGTCTTGAGCGACCCTTGCATGCAGCCTGGCtgttagaaattaaaaatgaagaccaggggtgtcaaactcaatcgcacagggggccaaaatccataacacaccttaggtcgtgggtcgaacaggataaacatttattgaacaatctaaaattacaattttagaactttaaaaccataactttttaacataattatgaactagatatatagcattacctgtgataatgctagtgtgaatgctgtaagctgaatttgtccgctgaagatgctgaaatgactaactaaaaacgctgaagctgatggccagttaaattattagcctaactcccaaacagcctaaaaatctttttaaaaagcctaaattagccattattccataaaaacttaacttaaaccctaaataactttcaatattttacattccattaaaatatatcttgtcaaaattatacaagttaaaaataaacgcaagataagatcaggccattaataacaatttaaaaaaaataatgatttggtGATTttgagggccggatagaattacctggcgGGCCgtattcggcccccgggcctcgactttgacatgtgaccAAAGTGAAGCTTTGGCAAAGTGTGAAGCTgttatttcttattaaaaaaaaagaagaaaaaaaaagaatcctacTGTTTTTGCTAACATTGGCTACAGCGTTTGGTTTCTAACCCAAATCATCTCTAAAGAGGTTGTAGATCGGAAATATGAAGCAAATTTTGAAATAGTCACTCTGATGACGTTATCATGATTTCATGgaaataatttaatcaaatcacaatttttttgcttaatgttccaaatcaattttttaactcacgtaaaaaaagtttctctaaCAAAGCGATTTCAAGGTGTCCTTTGATCTCATTTAAATCTGTCTTTGTATCatctggaggagcagctgaagaCGATCCTCGGCCAACCTGAGACAAAGAGGAAGTACAGTCATCAACAACTGATCGGGGTTCTTTAGGACCATGAAAAATGAATGTTCCTCACCTGGACCTCCGCTTGCTGCTCGCCCTCTGCTTCCTCTGGCTCTCTGGATAATATCTGATGTTTCAGGGTCAGATCTTCACAGCTCTCTGTGTCAGAGTTGATGGGCGACTCTGTCACATCCAGAAATTCGTCCCGCCTCTGGCCTCGGAAGCGGATTTTGTCCAGACGCCTTCGCATGGTGGACACAGAAGTCTTAACCTTACCTGAACATGGGGAATGGCAGGTCTGGAGAAAGATCAAAACAATAATTGTAAATAGATTATATTTAAATACTCTTGTGGTTATTTTGACATTATCTTTGGCTTTGAAGTAAGACtgactttttttaactaaaagcgTATTGAATACTTTtagtagctgtgtttccattacacatttgcacaaaactttatcaaaattctaggaatttcgaaaaaccacagtttccaaatgacactgtttccattaaatcataattttgctataaagcagaaaatttgatcactaaaagggagcatttgggtgacatcacagctctgtctggggcgcgcgtgcagcgcagctcgactcagatgggtgagaagtctgttcagtggttcaggcttttttctatggagctaaattggggccaatattatttgaaacccaaataaattaaattgaaaaaaatattggtgtttggtctaaaaaaatataaatgtccaaaactttttttgtttgaaaataaacttagttattttcagtttcaaatgttctgttttgtaggtttcaaaactcaaaatttcaatggTATCTGCCAGGACACTCTAGAGCACTTCATGTCTCCTTGTGCTGACCAGCAGTTATATTTTCCAGCAGGATCTACTCACTCTGTTCAAGCAAACAAAGGCTGGTTCCAGAGGAAGATGAGAAACATCAGCCCCAACTATCTAGACAACATAAAGGCAGTCATCTAAACAGCTTCCATTACGCCTGTGCAGCTCCCTGGGCTGATGTCACCACGCCACAGAGCACTGAAACAATAACTCATGCAAAACAAGCTCCAACCAAGCATAAGAATGAACATGGTTTCAGACATTTGTGCCGAAAACATACTTTTCTCATTGGTATGATgtgatattttcatttttgagacACTGAAATCGAGATCTATAGGCCGTCATtaccaaaatgaataaaaaataaatacatctaaGAGGCATTTCAGTGTTTGTGTTACGATTTGTGATATAATACAAGATTCCC includes these proteins:
- the LOC112139229 gene encoding GRAM domain-containing protein 4, with protein sequence MRRRLDKIRFRGQRRDEFLDVTESPINSDTESCEDLTLKHQILSREPEEAEGEQQAEVQVGRGSSSAAPPDDTKTDLNEIKGHLEIALLEKLFLQEELRKLKEESNVDALRQELEKERSRRMELEQKTAEALREGSSPSQSPKSPSRHPFADSSADKQIVNLSTSILKFLYDRFGITIEDFRLQPEETTVEPEEPLSARRLTENMRRLKRGFRPLTNFKRNLSALSCWQSIYTSAIAFVVYMHAVWRGWTIPMLLFLAILRLTLNYLISRGWRIQWNIVPGVSEPEEPPKEDRTMSEKFQLVLDVAQKAQNLFGKMANILEKLKNLFMWVQPELTRKLYVGLWVAFVSSCLLPYPLLGFIMGVYAGIKFFIIDFIFRSCPKLRQRFDTVYIIWTNLPTDLQVKERSNPTVSRRALRSTVSGGASQGVGRDEEGGRSNSSKKQPFHEVFNLPESERPLAVCENGWRCYLINRDRKSPTDYIRHGVLYLTESHLCFEGSSSRSGSSKRNKVIKLKEITDVQKYKVLSVLPGSGMGISVATPSTLKPMVFGAMIHRDEAFEAIFSQYTKIASQDAAVSTET